The genomic segment TCCGTGCGGGTTCCGCCACCGTGCTCAACCCGCCCATGCTGCGGCCGGAAGTCTGAGGGCCGAAGCCCGAAACCTGTAGTCCGCCAGTCCGCCAGTCCGCCAGTCCGCCAGTCCGCCAGTCCGTCAGTCCGAGCCCGACCTCGCCGGTCCGTCGGCCGGGGTGGCCGACGGGCGGTCTCGTGCGCGGTGACTCCATGGTTCCCCAAGGCCGCGAGCGCGGAACACTCGTAGGCTTCTGGCTGCACCAAAAGTCGCAAATGTCGCGTTATGTTGCTGAGGTACGCACGCTCCCTGCCGTCGAGCGGTCACACCTTCCGCGAGAGAAGCGATGCTCCAGGCCATCGGACTGACCAGTGCCCGCCGCCGCGACCTGCCGCCCGCGGTGGACGATCTCACCTTTGAGGCCCGCTCGGGCCGTGTCACGGCGCTCCTCGGCGTTCCCGGCGCCGGAAAGACGACGGCCCTGCGCCTGATGCTCGAACTCGACCCCGGACGCGGAGTCACCTATTTCAGAGGCCGTCCCCTTCACCGGATCGGGCACCCGCCCAGGGAAGTGGGCGTGCTCCTCGGAGACGTACCGGGGCATCCGGCGCGGACCGCGCGCGGGCAACTGCGCATGCTCTGCGCCGCCGCGGGCGCGCCTCTGTCACGTGCCGACGAGATGCTCGACGTCGTCGGTCTCTCCGGGCTCGGCGACCAGCGTATCGGCGGGCTCTCCGTCGGGATGGACCGCAGACTGGGGCTCGCCTCGGCCCTGTTGGGCGACCCGCACACCCTGCTGCTCGACGATCCCACCGATGGCCTGTCCTCCCGCGAGAGCGGCTGGCTGTACGGACTGATGCGGGCGCACGCGGCCCAGGGGGGCACGGTGCTGTGGACCACGAGCGACCCCAGGGAAGCCGTCCGCTCGGCGGACCGTGTCGTCACCATCGGCGGCGGCAGGCTCGTGGCCGACCAGGAGGTGGCCGACTTCGCCCGTACCCGGCTCCGCCCCCGCGTCGCCGTGCAGTCCCCGCATGCCGCCCGTCTCGCCGCGGTGGTCGGCCGGGAAGCCCGGGACGCCCGCAGGTCCGTGGAGATCGTGGCCGAGGAAGGCGCTCGCCTCTCGGTCTACGGGAGCAACTGCGCGGAGATCGGGGACGCCGCGTTCCGGCACGGCATCCCCGTACACCTGCTCGCCGACGAGCTCGGTGACGCAGGCCCTCCCGCGCCCCCCGTACCGGCGCCCGCCTCCGCGGCGGCGCTCTCCGAACTGCCGCCACCCATCACGGTGCGCCCGCCGCGGGGCCCGCTGCGCCCGACGCGGTACGAGGTGCGGCGCATGCTGGGGGTGAGGACAACGACGTTGATCATGGCGGTGGTTCTGGTCGCATCGGCTGCCGCCACCGTCCTGCTGGCACGTATCGGGGGAGTCTCGCAGCCGCATCTGCTCGCCGGCTGGCCGGCGCTGCTGCCGCTCCCTCCGGCGGCGCTCGGGGCCGGACTACTGGGAGCACTCTCCTACGGTGACGAATTCCGCTACCCGGCTCTCGCGGCAAGCAGGGGGACAGTGCCGAGGCGACTCGGTCTGCTCGTGGCGAAACTCCTCGTCACCGGCGTGGTGGCAGCGGCTCTCGCGCTCCTCGTCGTGTTCTGCGACGTCCAGCTGCTCCGACTTCTCTACGGGGAGAAAGCGGCCGCGGTGCCGGGGAACGCGACCGCCCTGGCGGCGAGTTGGATCGGCCTGTCGGTCGGCTGCGCGTGGGCGGGCCTGCTCGCGGCGGGAATCTTCCGGGTGGCCGGGGCCGGAGTGGCGGCGGTGCTCGCCGTTCCCGTGCTCGTGGTGCCGCTGTTGCAGAAGGTGTTCGCCGGGCCCGCCGCGCACGCGCTCACCGGCCTTCCCGCGCGCCTGCGTCAACTGGCCTGGCTCGACATCCCGCCGGGGCCGGACCGGTGGCTGCTGGCAGCCGGCCGGATTCTGGTTCAGCCCGTCGGTCTCGCGCTCCTGGTCTCGCTGGCGGCTCTGGTCTGCGCCTACGTCGGTACCGCCCTCCGGAACCGGGCGCGTTGGTGACCGCGGGAGGGCCGACGGTCGAGTGCCGAACCCCAACTCGGCTTTGACTGACCGAATTGAGACGATAAAGCGTCAATTGCGACGCGAGCGACGATCACCCTTTCGTGTGCTTTTCAGCAAAGACCTCAAGGGGCGTGCGAGCCACGCCGACAAATGATGCGTGAGTACCCTTGCGCACACCATGATGACCACCGCCCGCTCCGCCGATTCCGGCCTCGCCGGCCCGGGCGATCTCGACCGTTACCCCTACACGGAGCCGGCCGGCGACCGCGCGGCGCTGCGTTCCTGGGGCGGCTCCGAATCCGAGCTGGGGCGCACCGGCAGGCGGGGGTCGGCCAGCCGTGGCCGAGGCCTCCACGGCCAACTTGTCCAGCAGCTCGGTCAGATGATCGTTTCAGGTGACCTCGGCGCGGACCGCCCCCTCGTTCCCGAAGAGATCGGGCAGCGATTCGAAGTCTCCCGCACCGTCGTGCGCGAGTCCCTGCGTGTCCTCGAAGCCAAGGGTCTGGTCAGTGCCCGTCCCAACGTGGGGACCCGGGTACGTCCGGTCAGCGACTGGAATCTGCTCGACCCCGACATCATCGAATGGCGCGCCTTCGGCCCCCAGCGCGACGACCAGCGTCGCGAGCTGGCGGAGCTGCGCTGGACGATCGAGCCGCTCGCGGCACGGCTCGCCGCCGGGCACGGCCAGGAGGACGTGCAGCAGCGGCTCGGCGACATGGTCGAGATCATGGGGCACGCGCTGGCGCAGGGGGACGGGGTCACCTTCTCCCGCGCCGACGCGGAGTTCCACGCCCTGCTGATCCAGGCCGCCGGCAACCGCATGCTGGAGCACCTTTCCGGCATCGTTTCCGCCGCACTCCATGTCTCCGGCGGCCCGGTCACCGGGTGCGACCGGCCCAGCGAGGCATCGGTCGGCCAGCACGCCCGGATCGCTGACGCCCTCGCCTCGGGCGACTCTGCGGGCGCCGAGTCGGCCATGCGGCAGCTCCTCGTCGTCCACCCCGAGGTGGAGCGAGTGGTTCCGGCTCCGCGCGAGCACTGAGGGCGGTACGGCCGGGGTACACGCACCCTGTGCCGCCGGACCGTGCGGTCCGGCGGCACAATTGTGGGGAGATGTCACCCTTGGCACTGTTCATCGCAAATGAGGTGTGACTCGGGCCACGCGGATTGGGCGTAACACTCCTCGAAACAGTGCGATGACCTAAGAGGTGACCGTCGCGGAAGGAATACAGCAGCCATCCGGTGCGCTGTGCAGTTCCCCGGCCAAGCCCGCGCCGTCGGCGACCATCCAGTCGACGGACGTCGGTTCCAGCCCTCCAGGGCCGGGCCGGAAGCCGTTTCCATCGTTCCGAGAGGTTGTTCGTGTCGGCCAGCACATCCCGTACGCTCCCGCCGGAGATTGCCGAATCCGAGTCCGTCACGGCGCTCATCGAGCGGGGAAAGGCTGATGGGCAGATCGCCGGCGACGACGTGCGTCGGGCCTTCGAGGCTGACCAGATTCCGCCAACCCAGTGGAAGAATGTTCTGCGCAGCCTCAATCAGATCCTCGAGGAAGAGGGTGTGACGCTGATGGTCAGTGCCGCGGAGTCGCCGAAGCGCGCCCGCAAGAGCGTCGCAGCGAAGAGCCCGGTCAAGCGCACCGCCACCAAGACCGTCGCGGCGAAGACGACCGTGACGAGGACCGTCGCGGCATCCGCCGCTCCCGCCGTCGACAGCGCTGACGCGTCCGGAGAATCCGGCGCGGTCCCCGCGAAGAAGGCGGTGGCCAAGAAGGCCGCCGTGAAGAAGACCGCCGTGAAGAAGACGGTGGCCAAGAAGACCGCCGCCAAGAAGTCCGGCAAGCAGGACGACGACCTCCTCGACGGTGACGAGGCGGTCGAGGACGTCAAGGTCGGCAAGGGCGAGGACGAGGAGGGCGAGGGCGAGAACAAGGGCTTCGTCCTCTCCGACGACGACGAGGACGACGCTCCCGCGCAGCAGGTCGCCGTCGCCGGTGCCACCGCCGACCCGGTCAAGGACTACCTGAAGCAGATCGGCAAGGTCCCCCTCCTCAACGCCGAGCAGGAGGTGGAGCTCGCCAAGCGGATCGAGGCAGGTCTGTTCGCCGAGGACAAGCTTGCGAACGCCGACAAGCTCGCGCCGAAGCTCAAGCGCGAGCTGGAGATCATCGCCGAGGACGGCCGTCGGGCCAAGAACCACCTGCTGGAGGCCAACCTCCGTCTCGTGGTCTCGCTCGCCAAGCGCTACACCGGCCGAGGCATGCTCTTCCTGGACCTGATCCAGGAGGGCAACCTGGGTCTGATCCGCGCGGTCGAGAAGTTCGACTACACCAAGGGCTACAAGTTCTCGACGTACGCCACCTGGTGGATCCGTCAGGCGATCACCCGCGCCATGGCCGACCAGGCCCGCACCATCCGTATCCCGGTGCACATGGTCGAGGTCATCAACAAGCTGGCGCGCGTCCAGCGGCAGATGCTCCAGGACCTGGGCCGTGAGCCCACCCCGGAGGAACTGGCCAAGGAACTCGACATGACCCCCGAGAAGGTCATCGAGGTCCAGAAGTACGGGCGCGAGCCGATCTCCCTCCACACCCCGCTGGGTGAGGACGGGGACAGCGAGTTCGGTGACCTGATCGAGGACTCCGAGGCGGTCGTTCCGGCCGACGCGGTGAGTTTCACTCTCCTCCAGGAGCAGTTGCACTCGGTGCTCGACACCCTCTCCGAGCGTGAGGCGGGTGTGGTGTCCATGCGCTTCGGCCTCACCGACGGTCAGCCGAAGACGCTGGACGAAATCGGCAAGGTCTACGGGGTGACGCGCGAGCGCATCCGGCAGATCGAGTCGAAGACCATGTCGAAGCTCCGTCACCCGTCGCGTTCGCAGGTTCTGCGCGACTACCTCGACTGAGCCGACCGGACAAGCCGAATGGGCCGGGGGCCCGGAACCGAAGGGTTCCGGGGCCCCAGGCCCATTCGGTCTGAGGGTGCGGGCCGCTTCGGACTGGATGACTCTGAGTAGGTGATATCCACCTCGGAGTCAGGAGTGCCCATGTCCCACAGGTTTGCCCGTGCCCTGACCGGAGCGGTCGCGCTGGCATCCGCCGCCGCTCTGGCGGCCGGGTCCCAGGCGTCGGCCGCGACCGACAGCATCATCATCGGAGGAGAGCCCGTCAGCGTGGCGGACAGCCCGTGGGTGGTGGCTCTGTCCAGTCGCGCCCTGTTCGGGGAGTCGCGCGGCGGGCAGTTCTGCGGGGCGGTGGTGGTCGCTCCCACCAAGGTGCTGACAGCGGCCCACTGCCTCGGCTCCGATGTGCTCGGCGGCGAGGTGGCCGACGTACCGGACCTGCGGATCGTCGCCGGCCGGGACGATCTGCGCGGCACCGGCGGGCGTGAGATTCCGGTGAAGGACACGTGGATCAATCCCGCGTACGACCCCGCCACGAACGTGGGCGACGCCGCCGTCCTGACGCTGGCGGAAGCGCTGCCGGAAGAAAGTTCGATCCCGGTCGCCCGGGACGGTGACGCGGCCTACTCGGCGGGCGGGCAGGCGCTCGTCTACGGCTGGGGAGACACGACCGGGTACGGCACGTACGCGTCGACGCTGCGGGCGGCCTCGGTACAGGTCCTGTCGGACGAGGCGTGCGCCGCCGCCTACCCCGGCGGTTCACGGGGGACGTACGACGCCTCCTCGATGGTCTGTGCCGGCGACCCGGAAGGTGGCTACGACGCGTGCCAGGGGGACAGCGGAGGGCCGCTGGTGGTCGACGGGCGCCTCATCGGGCTGGTCTCCTGGGGCAACGGCTGTGCGCGCGCCGACAGCCCGGGGGTGTACACGAGGGTCTCCGCCGCGGTCACCTGGGCGGAAGGCGGAATCTGAGCCTCCCCGCCGCAGGCGAAGCGGAGCGACCATGAGAACGGGCGGCCTCCCCCACACCGGGGAAGCCGCCCGTCGGACGGTCAGGGACCGGCCCAAGCTCGTCGTGGATGCGAGGTGTCAGTGTTGTGCCTCGTCGGCGGCACCGGCCTGTACGGCGGTGAGCCGATCCGTCTCATCCTGTATTTCCGCGGCGATCTTCTTGAGTTCCGGCTCGAACTTGCGCCCGTGGTGGGCACAGAAGAGCAGTTCACCGCCGCTGGTGAGGACGACGCGCAGGTAGGCCTGGGCGCCGCAACGGTCACAGCGGTCTGCTGCGGTCAGCGGGCTCGCGGGGGTCAGAACAGTAGTCACGTCGCCTCTTCTCTAGCTCGACGAGCTGTCGTACCAGGGTCAACATCCAACCAGGCCGAAAACGTTCCCGCTCGTGGCATTTCTTCGAAAACTTCTTTTCAGGTGGCTGGGCTGCCGACGGTTGGCGGCGAATGTGCCGTAATGCGGAGCGCTACGGTTTCGCGTTGCTGGTGTCGGGTCGGTCCTCCGGCTGGCTTGCCGGTTGTTCATGAGGACGTGCCCGGAGCCTAAATGGTTCATGCCTCAAATGGAACGTGATGTGCACGTCACTCCGAGGAATGATCGAACATCCATGCGATCCGCTGGGGGGCTCGACTAGCATGATGATTCCCCGAGGGTGGCGTGACAACCGCTCTACCAGGCCTCGGTAGGCTTTCAGCGGCCACCACGGCCGCGCCCGATACCCAAACGGGCCCCCTTTGAAATTCAGCGAGGAGCGAACCGCGTGACCGCCGATACGTCCGTGCCGTCCACTGCGCTGCTGACCGGAGCCGGCGGCGTCGTCGACAAGGACAGCTCCAACTACACCGCGCGGCACCTTCTCGTCCTCGAAGGGCTGGAGGCCGTCCGTAAGCGACCCGGTATGTACATCGGGTCGACGGACAGCCGCGGCCTCATGCACTGCCTCTGGGAGATCATCGACAACTCGGTCGACGAAGCCCTCGGGGGTTACTGCGACCACATCGAGGTGATCCTCCACGACGACTCCTCGGTCGAGGTCCGCGACAACGGCCGCGGCATTCCCGTCGACGTCGAACCCAAGACGGGCCTCTCCGGCGTGGAGGTCGTCATGACCAAGCTCCACGCGGGCGGCAAGTTCGGCGGTGGCTCCTACGCGGCCTCCGGCGGCCTCCACGGCGTCGGCGCCTCCGTCGTCAACGCGCTCTCCGCGCGGCTCGACGTGGAGGTCGACCGGAACAGCTCCACCCACTCCATCAGCTTCCGGCGCGGGGTACCGGGCATCTTCGTCGAGCAGGGGCCGGACAGCCCCTTCGACCCGGCCAACGGGCTCCGCCGGACGAAGAGGGTGCCCAAGGCACGCACAGGTACCAGGGTGCGGTACTGGGCGGACCGGCAGATCTTCCTCAAGGACGCCAAGCTCAACCTGGAGACGCTGTACCAGCGCGCTCGCCAGACCGCCTTTCTCGTGCCCGGTCTCACCATCGTCGTGCGTGACGAGCGCGGCCTGGACGGCGAGGGCAAGACCGAGGAGACGTTCCGCTTCGACGGCGGCATCAGCGAGTTCTGCGAGTACCTCGCCCAGGACAAGGCCGTCTGCGACGTGCAGCGACTGACCGGTCAGGGCACCTTCAAGGAGACCGTTCCCGTCCTGGACGAGCGCGGGCACATGACCCCGACCGAGGTCACCCGCGAGCTGGGCGTCGACATCGCGCTTCGCTGGGGCACCGGCTACGACACCGTGGTCAAGTCCTTCGTGAACATCATCGCCACCCCCAAGGGGGGCACCCACGTGGCCGGATTCGAGCGCTCGCTGACCCGTACGGTCAACGATGCGCTGCGTTCGGCCAAGCTGCTCAGGGTCGCCGAGGACGACGTCGTCAAGGACGACGCCCTGGAGGGCCTCACGGCGGTCGTCACGGTGCGGCTCGCCGAGCCCCAGTTCGAGGGGCAGACCAAGGAGGTGCTCGGCACCTCGGCCGCCAACCGGATCGTCGCCAACGTGGTGGCCAAGGAGCTCAAGGCCTTCCTGACGTCGACCAAACGCGACGCCAAGGCGCAGGCCAGGGCCGTGCTCGACAAGGCGGTGGCCGCCGCCCGCACGCGCATCGCCGCACGGCAGCACAAGGACGCCCAGCGCCGCAAGACGGCTCTGGAGTCCTCGTCCCTCCCCGCCAAGCTGGCCGACTGCCGCAGCGACGACGTGGAGCGCAGCGAGCTCTTCATCGTCGAGGGGGACTCCGCCCTCGGAACGGCCAAACTCGCGCGCAACAGCGAGTTCCAGGCCCTGCTGCCCATCCGGGGCAAGATTCTCAACGTGCAGAAGGCGTCCGTCTCGGACATGCTGAAGAACGCCGAATGCGGGGCGATCATCCAGGTCATAGGAGCCGGGTCCGGGCGGACCTTCGACATCGACGCCGCGCGCTACGGCAAGATCGTCCTCCTGGTGGACGCCGATGTCGACGGCGCGCACATCCGCATCCTGCTGCTCACGCTCTTCCAGCGGTACATGCGGCCGATGGTGGAAGCGGGCCGGGTCTTCGCGGCCGTGCCCCCGCTGCACCGCATCGAGCTGGTCCAGCCGAAGAAGGGCCAGGACAAGTACATCTACACGTACTCGGACGGCGAACTGCGCCAGACGCTGGTGGACCTGCGGCGCAAGAACATCCGCTTCAAGGACTCCATCCAGCGGTACAAGGGCCTGGGCGAGATGGACGCCGACCAGCTGGCCGAGACCACGATGGACCCCCGGTTCCGGACCCTGCGGCGGATCAACATCGGCGACCTGGAGTCGGCGGAGAAGGTCTTCGACCTGCTGATGGGTAACGAGGTCGCGCCCCGTAAGGAGTTCATCACGAGCTCGGCGGCCACGCTGGACCGCTCGCGCATCGACGCCTGAGCCGTTCGGCACCGCTCGGAGTCTCCGCGGGGCCAGTGCTTCTCCGGGCTCGACGCCTCTTCGCACCACGCGCCTGTCGGAGCCCAGCGCTCTCCTGGGTCAACGCCTCTCCACCCGTGGGTGGAGAGGCGTTCTCCACCCGTGATCAACCCGGGGGCCGATCCGTCGGCCGCCCCCGATCCGTAGCGTCGAAGGCGTCCGATCTTCCCGTTCTCCGGAGGACGCCATGTCCGGCGTTGTCAGTGCTCTCGTGATCGTCGCCGTCGCCGGCTGGACGCTGCTGCGCCAGTTCTCGGCACGTCCGCTGTCGGCCCGGTGGTGGCTCCTTCCCGCGATCCTGGCGGTGCTCGCTCTGCGCGGCGGGTCGCTGCTCGACGCGCGTCACGAGACCCTTTCGGCGGAGGTGCTGACGGCCGAGCTCGTCCTCGGGCTCGTCCTCGGCGCCGGCTGGGGATGGGCGACCCGTATCTGGCGCGAGCCGGACGGCACCCCGTGGTCCAAGGGCACTCGTGCCACGGCCTTCGTCTGGGCGGGTGGTCTGGTGCTCCGTGCCGCCCTCTGGGCCGTCGGGGCGGCCGCAGGGTTGGAGCAGAGCACCGATGGTCTCCTGCTCGCCCTGGCCGTGACCCTGCTGGCGCGAGGAGGGGTTCTGGCCTGGCGCCTCGAGGGACTGCCACTCCATGCGGGACCCGCCGGAGGCCCCGGGGACAGGTCACCCGCCGCGATCGGTCCCGTCGACGGGATACGGACGCCAACGGCCGGAAAGGACCTTCCGTGACCGGGGTGGGCTGGACCTCCTGGCCCTCCCGCGAGGCGCTCACGCGCACGCCGAGGGCGCCTGCCCGGACCGTTCTGTCCCTCCTCGTCTGGGCCCTGGCCGCCGCAGGACTGTTCTGGGCGACGCTGAGCGACAGCCGGTCCGGTCCGGCCACCCTCCCTGTCGCGCTCGCGGTGATCGCCTGCTGCGTCCGGGTGGCGCGGGGGTACCACCGGTTCACCCGGGAGCACCGGCTGTGGCCGGCCCTGGCCCTGCTGCTTCTCCTGGCGGGACTGGCACTGGTCGCCTACGGGGCGGGCGCGACGCCGTTGGCCACCGCCCTGTGGTGCGGCGGCACCGTCCTCGCCGTGGCGAGGCTCCCGCTCCGGGCAGCGGCGCCGGCGGTGGCCCTCACCCTGGCGTGCTTCGCGGTCCTGACCAGCGGCGGGTGGATGACCACCCTGCTGACGGGTGCGGGTCTCTGCCTGGGCGGCTACGTGGCCCGGCTGGACGCGGAGGCAACCGGAAGCGCTCAGCGGCTGCTCACCCAGGAGCGTGCGGCCAGGGCCGCAGAGGCGGAGAGGGCCGCACTGGACGAACGTTCCCGGATCGCCCGGGAGATCCACGACGTGCTCGCGCACAGTCTGTCGGCCCAGATGGTGCACTTGGAGGCGGCCAGGCTGCTGATCGAGCGTGAACCGTCCGGCGCGTTCCGTGACCAAGTCCTGGAGAGGGTCGTCTCGGCCCGCTCGATGGCCCGAGAGGGGCTGACCGAGACCCGGCAGGCGCTCTCCGCCCTCCGGGGCGAGATGACGCCCGTCGAGGACTTCCTGCGGAACCTGGTCTCCGCCCAACCGGTCGAACTGAGCGTC from the Streptomyces sp. NBC_01335 genome contains:
- a CDS encoding ABC transporter ATP-binding protein — its product is MLQAIGLTSARRRDLPPAVDDLTFEARSGRVTALLGVPGAGKTTALRLMLELDPGRGVTYFRGRPLHRIGHPPREVGVLLGDVPGHPARTARGQLRMLCAAAGAPLSRADEMLDVVGLSGLGDQRIGGLSVGMDRRLGLASALLGDPHTLLLDDPTDGLSSRESGWLYGLMRAHAAQGGTVLWTTSDPREAVRSADRVVTIGGGRLVADQEVADFARTRLRPRVAVQSPHAARLAAVVGREARDARRSVEIVAEEGARLSVYGSNCAEIGDAAFRHGIPVHLLADELGDAGPPAPPVPAPASAAALSELPPPITVRPPRGPLRPTRYEVRRMLGVRTTTLIMAVVLVASAAATVLLARIGGVSQPHLLAGWPALLPLPPAALGAGLLGALSYGDEFRYPALAASRGTVPRRLGLLVAKLLVTGVVAAALALLVVFCDVQLLRLLYGEKAAAVPGNATALAASWIGLSVGCAWAGLLAAGIFRVAGAGVAAVLAVPVLVVPLLQKVFAGPAAHALTGLPARLRQLAWLDIPPGPDRWLLAAGRILVQPVGLALLVSLAALVCAYVGTALRNRARW
- a CDS encoding FadR/GntR family transcriptional regulator, with the translated sequence MSTLAHTMMTTARSADSGLAGPGDLDRYPYTEPAGDRAALRSWGGSESELGRTGRRGSASRGRGLHGQLVQQLGQMIVSGDLGADRPLVPEEIGQRFEVSRTVVRESLRVLEAKGLVSARPNVGTRVRPVSDWNLLDPDIIEWRAFGPQRDDQRRELAELRWTIEPLAARLAAGHGQEDVQQRLGDMVEIMGHALAQGDGVTFSRADAEFHALLIQAAGNRMLEHLSGIVSAALHVSGGPVTGCDRPSEASVGQHARIADALASGDSAGAESAMRQLLVVHPEVERVVPAPREH
- a CDS encoding RNA polymerase sigma factor produces the protein MSASTSRTLPPEIAESESVTALIERGKADGQIAGDDVRRAFEADQIPPTQWKNVLRSLNQILEEEGVTLMVSAAESPKRARKSVAAKSPVKRTATKTVAAKTTVTRTVAASAAPAVDSADASGESGAVPAKKAVAKKAAVKKTAVKKTVAKKTAAKKSGKQDDDLLDGDEAVEDVKVGKGEDEEGEGENKGFVLSDDDEDDAPAQQVAVAGATADPVKDYLKQIGKVPLLNAEQEVELAKRIEAGLFAEDKLANADKLAPKLKRELEIIAEDGRRAKNHLLEANLRLVVSLAKRYTGRGMLFLDLIQEGNLGLIRAVEKFDYTKGYKFSTYATWWIRQAITRAMADQARTIRIPVHMVEVINKLARVQRQMLQDLGREPTPEELAKELDMTPEKVIEVQKYGREPISLHTPLGEDGDSEFGDLIEDSEAVVPADAVSFTLLQEQLHSVLDTLSEREAGVVSMRFGLTDGQPKTLDEIGKVYGVTRERIRQIESKTMSKLRHPSRSQVLRDYLD
- a CDS encoding S1 family peptidase — protein: MSHRFARALTGAVALASAAALAAGSQASAATDSIIIGGEPVSVADSPWVVALSSRALFGESRGGQFCGAVVVAPTKVLTAAHCLGSDVLGGEVADVPDLRIVAGRDDLRGTGGREIPVKDTWINPAYDPATNVGDAAVLTLAEALPEESSIPVARDGDAAYSAGGQALVYGWGDTTGYGTYASTLRAASVQVLSDEACAAAYPGGSRGTYDASSMVCAGDPEGGYDACQGDSGGPLVVDGRLIGLVSWGNGCARADSPGVYTRVSAAVTWAEGGI
- a CDS encoding DUF7455 domain-containing protein, which codes for MTTVLTPASPLTAADRCDRCGAQAYLRVVLTSGGELLFCAHHGRKFEPELKKIAAEIQDETDRLTAVQAGAADEAQH
- a CDS encoding DNA gyrase/topoisomerase IV subunit B — protein: MTADTSVPSTALLTGAGGVVDKDSSNYTARHLLVLEGLEAVRKRPGMYIGSTDSRGLMHCLWEIIDNSVDEALGGYCDHIEVILHDDSSVEVRDNGRGIPVDVEPKTGLSGVEVVMTKLHAGGKFGGGSYAASGGLHGVGASVVNALSARLDVEVDRNSSTHSISFRRGVPGIFVEQGPDSPFDPANGLRRTKRVPKARTGTRVRYWADRQIFLKDAKLNLETLYQRARQTAFLVPGLTIVVRDERGLDGEGKTEETFRFDGGISEFCEYLAQDKAVCDVQRLTGQGTFKETVPVLDERGHMTPTEVTRELGVDIALRWGTGYDTVVKSFVNIIATPKGGTHVAGFERSLTRTVNDALRSAKLLRVAEDDVVKDDALEGLTAVVTVRLAEPQFEGQTKEVLGTSAANRIVANVVAKELKAFLTSTKRDAKAQARAVLDKAVAAARTRIAARQHKDAQRRKTALESSSLPAKLADCRSDDVERSELFIVEGDSALGTAKLARNSEFQALLPIRGKILNVQKASVSDMLKNAECGAIIQVIGAGSGRTFDIDAARYGKIVLLVDADVDGAHIRILLLTLFQRYMRPMVEAGRVFAAVPPLHRIELVQPKKGQDKYIYTYSDGELRQTLVDLRRKNIRFKDSIQRYKGLGEMDADQLAETTMDPRFRTLRRINIGDLESAEKVFDLLMGNEVAPRKEFITSSAATLDRSRIDA
- a CDS encoding DUF1453 domain-containing protein, which produces MSGVVSALVIVAVAGWTLLRQFSARPLSARWWLLPAILAVLALRGGSLLDARHETLSAEVLTAELVLGLVLGAGWGWATRIWREPDGTPWSKGTRATAFVWAGGLVLRAALWAVGAAAGLEQSTDGLLLALAVTLLARGGVLAWRLEGLPLHAGPAGGPGDRSPAAIGPVDGIRTPTAGKDLP
- a CDS encoding sensor histidine kinase, whose translation is MTGVGWTSWPSREALTRTPRAPARTVLSLLVWALAAAGLFWATLSDSRSGPATLPVALAVIACCVRVARGYHRFTREHRLWPALALLLLLAGLALVAYGAGATPLATALWCGGTVLAVARLPLRAAAPAVALTLACFAVLTSGGWMTTLLTGAGLCLGGYVARLDAEATGSAQRLLTQERAARAAEAERAALDERSRIAREIHDVLAHSLSAQMVHLEAARLLIEREPSGAFRDQVLERVVSARSMAREGLTETRQALSALRGEMTPVEDFLRNLVSAQPVELSVEGPRRPLSAGASQAVRRVAQEAVTNVRKHAPGAHVRIRLEYLLDTVTLEVRDSGGGVPDEELMTGGPGYGLTGMRERAEVLGGTLEAGPGEEGFVVSLRVPA